The sequence below is a genomic window from Campylobacter anatolicus.
ATTAAAATATGACGAATATATAAAAGTGTGCGAGGCAAACTATTTACTCATACTAGATCGTAGGGAGAAAAATAAATTTAATATGAAAAGACGAGAATTACTAAATTTATTTTCAAAGCAAATCATAATACTTTTGCCATAAAATATAATAAGATAAATATCTAAAATTCTTGAAATACATAATATTAAAATATAAATATATATATTTTAAATTTACCTTTTATAAAATTTAAACAAAATTCTTTTATTAAGTATAGCTTAAAGTCCATTTAGATAAAATTTAGCACGTTCTTTTAATGTAAAAAAGACAGTTCAGTAAAAAGGAAAAATAATGAGTGATATAATCGCATACAAACTTAACGGAGAGATAGTAGATACTCAAAGTATCGCGGGGCGTGAGAGTGTAGCAAAGCCGATATATTTTGACAACTCACCAGATGCACTAAACGTCATACGTCACTCCTGTGCACACCTTATGGCACAAGCTATCAAGTCGCTTTATCCAGAGGCTAAATTCTTCGTAGGTCCAAATGTTGAGGATGGATTTTACTATGATTTTAGAGTTGATGAGAGTGGCACGAAGTTAAGCGAGACCGACCTTACAGCGATAGAAAAAAAGATGAAAGAACTAGCTGAGGCTAGACTTGATATAGTAAAAAGCTGTAATACCAAAGCCTTTATGAGTAATAAATTTAAAAATGATGACTTAAAACAAGAGGTATTAAAGCGAATTCCAGATGGCGAAGTGAGTAGCTACTCGCAGGGCGATTTTGAGGACTTATGCCGTGGTCCGCACCTACCAAATACTAAATTTTTAAGATTTTTTAAGCTTACTCGTGTTGCTGGGGCATATCTTGGTGGCGATGAGAATCGTGAAATGTTAAATAGAATTTATGGCACAGCTTATGCCGATAAAGAGAGTTTAAAAGAGTATATCACGATGGTGGAAGAGGCTAAAAAGCGAGACCACCGAAAGCTTGGTGTGGAGATGAAGCTATTTAGCTTCGATGATGAGATTGGTAGTGGACTTGCACTTTGGTTGCCAAATGGCGGACGACTTCGCTCAAAGATAGAGCAGCTTTTGTATAAAGCACACCGTGAGCGTGGCTATGAGCCAGTTCGTGGTCCAGAGTTGCTAAAGTCAGACGTGTGGAAACGCTCAGGGCATTACGCAAACTATAAAGAAAATATGTATTTTACAACCATTGATGAACAAGAGTATGGCATAAAGCCGATGAACTGCGTAGGACACTTAAAAGTGTATCAAACAGACATTAGGAGTTACCGCGATTTACCACTTAAATTTTTTGAATATGGCGTAGTTCATCGCCACGAAAAAAGTGGTGTTTTACATGGACTTTTTAGAGTGCGAGAGTTTGCGCAAGATGACTCGCATATCTTTTGTATGCCTAGTCAGATAAAGGGCGAAATTTTAGAGATTTTAAGCTTTGCTGGAGCGATTATGAAGAGTTTTGGTTTTGAATATGAGATGGAAATTTCAACCAAACCAGCCAAAGCTATCGGCAGTGATGAAATTTGGGAGATAGCGACAAAGGCACTTAAAGAGGCTCTTGATGAAAACGGCTTTAAATACGGCATAGACGAAGGAGGCGGTGCATTTTATGGACCAAAGATAGATATAAAGATAACAGACGCACTTAAGCGTAAATGGCAGTGTGGCACGATACAAGTGGATTTTAACCTACCAGAGAGATTTGATCTTGGTTATATAGATAGTAATAACGAACGTCAAAGACCGGTTATGTTGCATCGTGCATTGCTCGGTAGTTTTGAGAGATTTATAGGGATTTTGATAGAACATACCGGTGGAGAGCTGCCATTTTTCATAGCACCTACGCAGGTTGTCATAGTACCTATAAATGACGCACATAATGAATACGCTAAAAAAGTGGCTCGTGAGCTACGTAAGGTCGGCGTAGATACTGAAATTTCAAATAAAAATGAGAGTTTAAATAAAAGAATAAGAACGGCAGAGAAGCAAAGAGTGCCTATGATAGCCGTGTTAGGTGATGCTGAGGTGGAAAATGAGAGCATCGCACTACGCGACAGACAGGCTAGAACACAGAGCGAATTAAGCTTGGTGGAGTTTATAAATTTAACAAAGGACAAACTAAATGAGGTGCATTTTTGAGTAAAGAACAAGAGGTATTGCTCAACGAGGACATAAGAGCGCGTGAGGTAAGATGTGTCGGCGATGATGGCACAAACTACGGTGTTATATCAAGAGACGAAGCTTTAAATATAGCTGAGAAAATGGGAGTTGACTTAGTTCTCATCGCCCCTGATGGTAAGCCGCCAGTTTGTAAGATAATGGATTATGGTAAATTCCGTTATCAGCAGGAGAAAAAGCAAAAAGAGGCGAAGAAAAAGCAAAAGATCATTGACATAAAAGAGATAAAACTCTCAGTCAAAATCGCTCAAAATGACATTAATTATAAAGTAAAACACGCACTTGAGTTTTTAGAAGATGGTAAACACGTAAAATTTCGCGTCTTTTTAAAGGGACGTGAGATGAGTACACCTGAGGCTGGTGTAGTTATGCTAGAAAAGGTCTGGGAGATGGTAAAAGATGTTGCTGATCGTGATAAAGAACCACTCATAGAAGGGCGATACGTAAATATGCTTGTTATGCCTAAAAAGGCGTAATGCTCCTACTTTTACTCTCACTTTTTTGTGAGAGTAAATTTTTGTATTTTAGTGATTGTTTATTGTGATAGATAGCTCTTCATAACTATTAAATATAGTACGCACACTCATTTTGCTTTGATTAAGTAGTAGTTTATCGCTACTTTTGAAATAATCACTCATTTTTATATTAAATTTATAGCTAAATATTTTTTATGTCACTACATTACTTTTTGTGCTAAGTCTAAGTATTAAATACCCAACCACTCCAGAGAGTAACGAAATGAGTAAGATAGCTATTTTATCTGTATATGCAAATATGTATGCCATTATAAGTTAGTCCATTGACAAAAAGTCTCATCATAAACCCCACGCCACAAAGCATCACTACGCCATAGTTACGTCCATATTACATTAGCTGATAATTTTGTTATTTTAAATTTAATAGCCAAAAAGCTAAAAGGATAAACATACCGCTTATTTTCCTACAAAAAGTCCTAGAATAAGTCAAGACTCATATTTAAAACAGCTATTCAACACAAATATCGCGTATATAGATACTAGCATTAATAAAGACAAATATTGGTGGCTACTATGCCACCTAGTTGTGTGGATCATACTCTATGCTTTTTAACATAGAGTTTTAAATTTAATAGGCATAAAAACATCGCTATGACTCCAACAAGAAAAGCATGAATACTTTATCCTAGCACACATATTATGAGATAAATTACTTTACTTTTAACGCCAAGGTGATTTAGCACAAAAAGTCCCACGATACAGACTGATGAAATGCAAAACTACACTAAGCTCACTTGTATAAAATAGTGCAATAATGATAATCGTGTATAAATAATCAATAATATTCAGTCTCATAAAAATTTAAGTGTAGTTGGCACACAATGACAAAGTAGGCTTAAGATGCATAGTGTAAATGCGATGTTTGTAGCTTTGGGCATCGCCCAGCAGCCAAGTGCAAAGCTATCCGTACTTTGTAAGTGAGCAAAAGATTATTACAGTAACAATGATATCGCCAAGACCTGCAATATTTAGAAGTGCGATTTGGGCTGGGTTGTGTAAATATCCTTGAAATATTCACACTTTAGCCCAAGTACTATAAGAAAAATATTTGTCATAAGTCCGTCATTTGTATCAAAATATAAATGTGCCAGATATTAGATATTTTAATAAATATGGAAAATGTCATACTCATTAAAAAGTCTATATTTTAAAGATAAAGACACTTTAATAGTTTTATTTATATTTTAGCTGAGAATTCAAGTTAAATTTAGCTATAATCTACAGAGTAAATTTAGAAGACAATAATCAAACAATATTGCAAATTTATGGACAAATTTTGAGTCTTGTTTGCTAATAAAAGTGCCAAATATAAAAATCGTGTCATAAAGTGGTGTAAACAGCTTTTTGAGGAAATAAAGCTTATAAATTTTATGCAATAAAAGTGGTTTTAAATTTAAAAGGACAAAAATGTCTAGAGATATATTAAAAAAAGTTAAAAAAATAGTCGTAAAAGTAGGTACTTCAACGCTTACAAAGGCTGATGGGACGCTAAATGAAGAGTTTATTAAATCTTTGGTGGTTCAAATTTGTGAGTTAAAACGGCGTGGATATGATGTCGTGCTAGTTAGCTCTGGTGCAGTAGGTGCTGGTATGGGGCGTATGAAATTTAAAGAAAAGCCATGCAACATCAGTCAAAAACAGGCTCTTGCTGCCGTGGGGCAGGTCTCGCTTATGCATCTTTATGAGTATATATTTTGGGCGTATTCAAGTGGTATCGCTCAGCTATTGCTTACTCGTGGTGACTTTAGCAACCGCAAACGCTATCTAAACGTACGAAATGTTTGTAACCAGCTTTTATCTTGGGGTATTGTGCCTATCATAAATGAAAATGACCCAGTTGTAGCTGATGAGCTAAAAGTGGGGGACAATGACACGCTTAGTGCCTTGGTGGCTGGACTTATTGATGCGGACTTGGTTATTATTTTAAGCGATATAGACGGACTTTATGATAAAAATCCAAATGAATTTAAAGACGCAAAGCTTATAAATTTGGTGCAAAATATAGATAAAAGTATCTTAAAAATGGCAGGTGGCGAGGGCTCTAAATTTGGCACTGGCGGTATGGCTACAAAGCTTACCGCTGCTAAAATGGCAAACAAAATCGGTGCAAATTTAATAATAGCAAATGGTAAAGACAGCAATGTATTGCTTAAAATTTTAGATGAAATTGTGATAGGTACGCTATTTGTCGCAAATGCAAACAAACTAAACTCACGCAAATATTGGCTAGCATATGGTGCAACACAAAAAGGCTTTTTAAGTATTGATGATGGAGCGGTAAAGGCTATAAAGAGTGGTAAAAGTCTGCTAAGTGTCGGTGTGAATGGAGTTGGCGGTGAGTTTGAGCGTGGTGAGATAGTTTCGGTAAGAGATAGCAAAAATGAGTTGATCGCATGCGGTATAGTTAATTACTCATCAAGTGAGATAGCTCTGATAAATGGGCGAAAGAGTGAGGAGATAGAGCAAATTTTAGGCTACAAATACGATGATGACCTTATCCATGCTGATAATATAGCGATAAACTAAGGAGCAAAAATGAGTGAAATTTTAAAGATCGCAAAGGCTGCAAAGGCTGCAAGCAAGGAGCTTTTAAACCTGAGTGCGAGTGTGAAAAACGACATTTTAAAAGCAGTTGCAGATGAGCTAATAGCACAAAAAGAGGCGATAAAAGATATAAATTTAAAGGATATTAAAGCAGCTCGTATGAGCGGTATGAGCGAGGCATTAATAGACCGCTTGACGCTTACGGACTCTCGGATAGAGGCTATGTCGCAGGGGGTTGTGGAGTTGGCAAATTTTAAAGACATCGTTGGCGAAGTACTTGGCGGATGGGAGCATAAAAATGGACTGAAAATCTCAAAGGTGCGTGTACCACTTGGAGTGCTTGGTATGATATATGAGTCTCGTCCAAATGTAAGCATAGACGCCGCAGCTTTGGCACTTAAAAGCTCAAATGCTATTATCTTGCGTGGCTCGGCTAGTGCGATAAACTCAAATATATTTTTAGTAAATTTATTTAACTGTGTAGGTGCAAAGCTAGGGCTACCAAGTGGTGCAGTAAGCCTTATTGCAACTACAGAGCGTGAGGCAGTGAGCGAGATGATAAAATTACATAAATACATTGATGTGCTTATCCCACGTGGTGGCAAGAAGCTTAAAGAATTTATAATACAAAACGCTACGATACCAGTCATTGAGACAGGCTCTGGAGTGTGCTATATCTACGTTGATGAGAGTGCGGATTTAAGTGAGGCTATAAATATAATCAAAAATGCAAAAATGCAACGTCCAAGTGCTTGCAATAGCGTTGAATGCGTTCTTTTACACGAAAAGATTGCAGAGAAAATTTTACCAAATCTAGTTGATGAATTGCAGAGTGTGGAGCTAAGGGTTGAGAGTAAATTTTATGATAAGCTTAATAAATTTAAAAATGTTATAAAAGCCGATGAGAGCGACTTTGGCACGGAGTATCTAGCTCTTATTTTAGCTATTAAAAGCGTGGCAGATGTGGGTGAGGCTATAGAGTATATAAACGCCCATTCTAGCAAACATTCAGACAGTATAATAAGCCAAAACTACGCAAATATAGAGCAGTTTTTAAATAGCATTGATAGTGCAGTAGTCTATGCAAATGCTTCCACTCGTTTTAGTGATGGTGGAGAGTTTGGATTTGGCGGGGAGATTGGCATCTCAACACAAAAGCTACACGCTAGAGGACCGATGGGTGTAAGTGAACTAACGACATACAAATACATCGTGCGTGGTGCAGGACAGACGAGATAGGGAGATAAAATGTGTGATCTAAATTTAAATATTGGTTTTATCGGTGGCGGTAATATGGGCGAGGCTATGATAGGCTCACTCGTTAGGGCAAATTTTAAGGCTTCAAATATTGTGGTATTTGCAAAAAGTAAGAACGATGAACTCGCACATAAATACGGTGTGAGCGTGGTTAGTGATGAAATTGCGGTTGTAAACAATGCTGATGTGATAGTTTTAGCCGTTAAGCCAAACGCTTATGAGAGTGTTTTAAATTTGATAAAAAGTGAGATAAAAACACAGATCATCATTACATTAGCTCCTAGTTTTAGCATAGCAAGAGTGCATGATATTTTAAGCAGTACTACTGATGAATCAAGCTATAAATTTAAAGTCGTGCGAACTATGCCAAACACACCAGCACTCATTGGATGTGGTGTAACGGCGGTAAATTTTAGCAAGAGTGTGAGTCAAGATGAGCGTAAAAATATTATGCAAATTCTATCAAGCTTTGGCGAAGTTTTTGAGCTTGATGAGAGTGCATTTCCTGCATTTGTTGGTATCGCAGGGAGTTTACCGGCTTATGTTTTTATGTTTATAGAAGCCCTTGCTGATGGGGCAGTTTTAGAAGGGCTTAGTAGAGATAAGGCGTATAAGATAGCAGCAGCCGCGGTTGCCGGAAGTGCAAATATGGCACTACAAAGCCAAAAACATGTGGCAAATTTAAAAGATGATGTTTGCTCCCCATCAGGCACGAGTATAGAAGCGGTACGAGTGTTAGAAAATGCTAAATTTAGAAGTGCCGTGATAGAGGCAGTAAGTGTAGCAGCGAGAAAGACAAGACAATAAACCAAATAAAGAAAAATGTATAAAAGTAAAGTATTTTTAGTAAGCTACAGATAGCTAAGTATACCAAAGAGTTTTTGAAGATGCTTTTATAAAATTTATATTCTAATTAAGCTTAGATTTGGTTATATTTTTCAGACATTTTAAAGATGAATTATGGTGCGTGAGTAATTAGAGCAAAAACTTATGTATAATGGTGGATTTTTAGTAAATATGAAGCATATACTACATTAAAGAAGGTAAATGACAAGCTGATAATTGTCATCAAAATACATTATGACATTTCATTAAAAGAGGTGAAATAATAGTAAGGTTAGAAAATATAGTAAAAAACTAAAATTTTTGATACAATTACATTATAAATTTAATAAAAAAGGATAAAAATGAAAAATCATATCAAAGTTTTAGCCTTAGCAACTATTATAGTAGCGGTATTTGCAGGTTGTGCAAAAGAGAGCTCAAGGACTATTGAGACACCTACGATAGCGGTTGCAAATATGCCGTATCACGGTAAAAAAGCGGAGGTTTCTATTGGTAGATTTAATAATCAGTCAAGCTATCACAATGGCATATTTAGCGATGGTGAGGATAGGCTAGGTTCGCAGGCTCAAACAATACTTATAACAAATTTACAGCAAAGTGGTAGATTTAGCGTGATGGATCGCACAAATATGAAAGCGATCAAACAAGAGAGTGAGATAGCTAAAAATGCACAAAATTTAAAAGGTGCAAAATATGTCATCACTGGCGATGTTGTGGAATTTGGACGTAAGACAACAGGCGATCATCAGCTTTTTGGTATTTTAGGTAAAGGCAAAACTCAAACCGCTTATGCGAAAGTAAATTTAAACGTTGTTGATGTGCAGACTTCTGAGATAGTATATTCTTCACAAGGTGCTGGAGAGTATGAACTCTCAAATCGCGAAATTATCGGCTTTGGTGGTACAGCTGGATATGACGCGACGCTAAATGGTAAAGTGCTAAGCCTAGCAATAATTGAAGCCGTAAATAATCTAATCGCAGGGCTACAAAGTGGTGCTTGGCAGGTAAAATAGCATGAAATTTAGTAAAACTTTAAACGCTTTTGTATTAACTGTATTTGCGTTTGTCGTGGCTGGTTGTGCTAGTGGTAGCAACCAAATGGGAGCATCGTATCACTGGGAGTCAAGCTATGCAGATTCTATTTATGATTATATTCGTCAAGAAGGCGATTTAAACGAGTACATAAATGAGCTAGAAAAATATATAGCAAATGCTTATAAAGCCCAAGCATCCAAAGCTGCAAATAAAATACCACCAGGACTTTACGCACATTTGGGGCTACTATATGCAAATAACGGCGATAGTGTAAGAGCAAAGTCAAATTTCATAAAAGAGATGGAGCTTTATCCAGAATCAAAGCATTATATAGAATTTCTGATGTTGCAAGGCGGTAAAAATAGCGTGAGCGACAAAAGTATCAAAGATAACAAAAGTGAAAATTGAAAGGCGAAAAAATGAATAAATTTAAACTAGTGATATTTTCAGCCTTTTTGGCGATATTTTTATCAGCTTGTAATAATACCCAGCCACAACCTTATGACTATTCGGCATTTTTACAGAGTAAGCCACGCTCTATACTTGTACTTATGCCGACAAATGAGACTACCGAGATGGATGGCTCTGCGGCAGTTTTAGCACATGCCGTGCAACCACTTAGTGTAGCTGGGTATTATGTGTTTCCTCCCGCACTTGTCAATGATACATTTAAACACAATGGTATAACCGAAGCAAATGACATACACCAAATTTCACTAAGCAAGATAAAACAGATCTTTAATCCGGATGCTGTGTTATATATAAATATCTCAGAATACGGCTCAAGCTACGCCTTGATAACAGCTACAACGATTGTGGGCATGAGTGCAAAGCTAGTTGATGTCGATAGTGGTAGAACTCTTTGGGATGGCAGGGCTATAGTGTCAGACGGTGGAAGTGGTGGAGGTGGTGGTATAGTTGGTATGCTTATCAGTGCTGTTGTAAGCCAGATCGCAAACACTATAAGCGATAAAGGATATAAGCTATCAGCAACTGCCGATTGGGCTTTATTTGGACACAATTGCAATGGCTGCATATTGCTCGGACCATACGCAAATGGCTATGGACAGGACAAACAACTAAATACAGCAAAATAAATTTAGCCCCAACTGTAGGGGCTAAATTTAAATTTA
It includes:
- the infC gene encoding translation initiation factor IF-3, whose protein sequence is MSKEQEVLLNEDIRAREVRCVGDDGTNYGVISRDEALNIAEKMGVDLVLIAPDGKPPVCKIMDYGKFRYQQEKKQKEAKKKQKIIDIKEIKLSVKIAQNDINYKVKHALEFLEDGKHVKFRVFLKGREMSTPEAGVVMLEKVWEMVKDVADRDKEPLIEGRYVNMLVMPKKA
- a CDS encoding glutamate-5-semialdehyde dehydrogenase, producing MSEILKIAKAAKAASKELLNLSASVKNDILKAVADELIAQKEAIKDINLKDIKAARMSGMSEALIDRLTLTDSRIEAMSQGVVELANFKDIVGEVLGGWEHKNGLKISKVRVPLGVLGMIYESRPNVSIDAAALALKSSNAIILRGSASAINSNIFLVNLFNCVGAKLGLPSGAVSLIATTEREAVSEMIKLHKYIDVLIPRGGKKLKEFIIQNATIPVIETGSGVCYIYVDESADLSEAINIIKNAKMQRPSACNSVECVLLHEKIAEKILPNLVDELQSVELRVESKFYDKLNKFKNVIKADESDFGTEYLALILAIKSVADVGEAIEYINAHSSKHSDSIISQNYANIEQFLNSIDSAVVYANASTRFSDGGEFGFGGEIGISTQKLHARGPMGVSELTTYKYIVRGAGQTR
- a CDS encoding DUF799 domain-containing protein is translated as MNKFKLVIFSAFLAIFLSACNNTQPQPYDYSAFLQSKPRSILVLMPTNETTEMDGSAAVLAHAVQPLSVAGYYVFPPALVNDTFKHNGITEANDIHQISLSKIKQIFNPDAVLYINISEYGSSYALITATTIVGMSAKLVDVDSGRTLWDGRAIVSDGGSGGGGGIVGMLISAVVSQIANTISDKGYKLSATADWALFGHNCNGCILLGPYANGYGQDKQLNTAK
- the proB gene encoding glutamate 5-kinase, whose protein sequence is MSRDILKKVKKIVVKVGTSTLTKADGTLNEEFIKSLVVQICELKRRGYDVVLVSSGAVGAGMGRMKFKEKPCNISQKQALAAVGQVSLMHLYEYIFWAYSSGIAQLLLTRGDFSNRKRYLNVRNVCNQLLSWGIVPIINENDPVVADELKVGDNDTLSALVAGLIDADLVIILSDIDGLYDKNPNEFKDAKLINLVQNIDKSILKMAGGEGSKFGTGGMATKLTAAKMANKIGANLIIANGKDSNVLLKILDEIVIGTLFVANANKLNSRKYWLAYGATQKGFLSIDDGAVKAIKSGKSLLSVGVNGVGGEFERGEIVSVRDSKNELIACGIVNYSSSEIALINGRKSEEIEQILGYKYDDDLIHADNIAIN
- the proC gene encoding pyrroline-5-carboxylate reductase, producing the protein MCDLNLNIGFIGGGNMGEAMIGSLVRANFKASNIVVFAKSKNDELAHKYGVSVVSDEIAVVNNADVIVLAVKPNAYESVLNLIKSEIKTQIIITLAPSFSIARVHDILSSTTDESSYKFKVVRTMPNTPALIGCGVTAVNFSKSVSQDERKNIMQILSSFGEVFELDESAFPAFVGIAGSLPAYVFMFIEALADGAVLEGLSRDKAYKIAAAAVAGSANMALQSQKHVANLKDDVCSPSGTSIEAVRVLENAKFRSAVIEAVSVAARKTRQ
- a CDS encoding CsgG/HfaB family protein, encoding MKNHIKVLALATIIVAVFAGCAKESSRTIETPTIAVANMPYHGKKAEVSIGRFNNQSSYHNGIFSDGEDRLGSQAQTILITNLQQSGRFSVMDRTNMKAIKQESEIAKNAQNLKGAKYVITGDVVEFGRKTTGDHQLFGILGKGKTQTAYAKVNLNVVDVQTSEIVYSSQGAGEYELSNREIIGFGGTAGYDATLNGKVLSLAIIEAVNNLIAGLQSGAWQVK
- the thrS gene encoding threonine--tRNA ligase encodes the protein MSDIIAYKLNGEIVDTQSIAGRESVAKPIYFDNSPDALNVIRHSCAHLMAQAIKSLYPEAKFFVGPNVEDGFYYDFRVDESGTKLSETDLTAIEKKMKELAEARLDIVKSCNTKAFMSNKFKNDDLKQEVLKRIPDGEVSSYSQGDFEDLCRGPHLPNTKFLRFFKLTRVAGAYLGGDENREMLNRIYGTAYADKESLKEYITMVEEAKKRDHRKLGVEMKLFSFDDEIGSGLALWLPNGGRLRSKIEQLLYKAHRERGYEPVRGPELLKSDVWKRSGHYANYKENMYFTTIDEQEYGIKPMNCVGHLKVYQTDIRSYRDLPLKFFEYGVVHRHEKSGVLHGLFRVREFAQDDSHIFCMPSQIKGEILEILSFAGAIMKSFGFEYEMEISTKPAKAIGSDEIWEIATKALKEALDENGFKYGIDEGGGAFYGPKIDIKITDALKRKWQCGTIQVDFNLPERFDLGYIDSNNERQRPVMLHRALLGSFERFIGILIEHTGGELPFFIAPTQVVIVPINDAHNEYAKKVARELRKVGVDTEISNKNESLNKRIRTAEKQRVPMIAVLGDAEVENESIALRDRQARTQSELSLVEFINLTKDKLNEVHF
- a CDS encoding DUF4810 domain-containing protein; the protein is MKFSKTLNAFVLTVFAFVVAGCASGSNQMGASYHWESSYADSIYDYIRQEGDLNEYINELEKYIANAYKAQASKAANKIPPGLYAHLGLLYANNGDSVRAKSNFIKEMELYPESKHYIEFLMLQGGKNSVSDKSIKDNKSEN